In the Hordeum vulgare subsp. vulgare chromosome 7H, MorexV3_pseudomolecules_assembly, whole genome shotgun sequence genome, one interval contains:
- the LOC123408258 gene encoding uncharacterized protein LOC123408258 yields MSYVTKKKDLSDFYFGLAKNVALGARTHDSTEIAEPEKLENKGEDVQPSKSDAEGSGHSPKRTRESSVGSDKAHESRSVVEPATTGSKDSTAARSIEKEADVSTSASQALQNAQPAPITDEHYKRSNDALAAARERALARKRAKEQQI; encoded by the exons ATGAGTTAT GTAACTAAAAAGAAAGACTTGAGTGATTTTTACTTTGGGCTTGCTAAGAATGTTGCTTTGGGTGCACGGACACATGACAGTACAGAAATTGCAGAACCTGAAAAGTTggaaaataaaggagaagatgttcaacctagcaagtcTGATGCCGAAGGATCCGGTCATTCTCCTAAGCGCACGAGGGAATCCAGTGTAGGATCAGACAAGGCTCATGAAAGTAGAAGTGTGGTAGAACCTGCAACTACTGGATCAAAAGATTCAACAGCTGCTAGATCTATTGAGAAAGAGGCAGATGTTTCCACATCTGCTTCACAAGCTCTCCAGAATGCTCAACCAGCGCCAATCACTGACGAGCACTATAAGAGGAGTAATGATGCACTTGCTGCTGCTAGAGAACGAGCACTGGCTCGTAAGAGAGCGAAGGAGCAGCAAATATGA
- the LOC123408259 gene encoding uncharacterized protein LOC123408259 yields MFPRRRRARRKGPGELSVQIGIEEALPDIGADVLSMSQHIPGLQIPILQLGDLVISVETARRQAEERGHALLDEIRILMDLISNYVWSVETQVLITPSQKIELFVTFPHVLLQIVALKQTISS; encoded by the exons ATGTTTCCGAGGCGGAGGAGAGCCAGGCGGAAGGGCCCCGGCGAGCTCAGCGTGCAGATTGGCATCGAAGAAGCCCTCCCCGAC ATCGGCGCCGACGTTCTGTCAATGTCGCAGCATATCCCAGGGCTCCAGATCCCCATT CTGCAACTAGGTGACTTGGTGATTTCTGTTGAGACAGCCCGACGCCAAGCAGAAGAAAGGGGCCATGCACTTCTTGATGAGATAAGAATCCTCATG GATCTTATTTCTAATTATGTATGGTCTGTGGAGACACAAGTATTAATTACTCCGTCTCAGAAGATAGAATTATTTGTTACCT TTCCTCATGTTTTGCTTCAGATAGTTGCACTCAAGCAAACAATATCCTCGTAG